Proteins encoded in a region of the Vicia villosa cultivar HV-30 ecotype Madison, WI linkage group LG5, Vvil1.0, whole genome shotgun sequence genome:
- the LOC131602085 gene encoding B3 domain-containing transcription factor VRN1, whose translation MPCPSFHKLVLPSTLQAKQLRLPDDFMRKHGGDISPVVTLIVPDGSVWRVGLKKEDNKFWFLNGWREFVQNYSIGVGYLLLFRYEGKSSFNVNIFCLATCEINYHSPAQSSNQGSLVAKRLKIFEEMEDEDSIEILNLSPKNLTPSPFQNKTVSGALDKFTPGKSRSPPSLQNLFNGSKLNSINWGDGGNTPSSRNASSLDSHLTRDIGLQFNVVEFKKSTEEVKLRAASDEKVKKTAAKKRKSDVQEPPSEHEDEVEMRNRFYESASARKRTATAEEREKAINAAKAFEPSNPFCRVVLRPSYLYKGCIMYLPSCFAEKNLNGVSGIIKLQLSDGRQWPVRCLYKNGRAKLSQGWFEFSLENNLGEGDVCVFELVDSKDVVLQVTLFRITEDEGLLSPTSLQQNQHLSPAKLLIDSPFQNQLASPKLIRN comes from the exons ATGCCTTGTCCTTCATTCCACAAGCTTGTTCTACCTTCCACTCTCCAAGCTAAGCAACTG AGGCTTCCAGATGATTTTATGAGGAAACATGGAGGTGATATTTCTCCGGTTGTTACTCTCATAGTTCCCGATGGAAGTGTGTGGCGTGTAGGATTGAAAAAAGAAGACAACAAATTTTGGTTCCTCAATGGCTGGCGTGAATTTGTTCAAAACTATTCCATTGGTGTTGGATACCTGTTGCTATTCAGATATGAAGGAAAGTCGTCTTTCAAcgttaatattttttgtttggcTACTTGTGAGATTAACTATCACTCACCCGCACAAAGTAGTAACCAAGGGTCCCTTGTTGCAAAACGTCTTAAAATTTTCGAAGAAATGGAAGACGAAGATTCGATTGAAATCCTCAATTTGTCGCCTAAGAACCTTACTCCTAGTCCATTTCAAAACAAAACTGTTTCCGGGGCACTTGATAAATTCACGCCTGGCAAGTCTCGTTCGCCTCCATCGCTGCAGAATCTGTTTAATGGATCTAAACTTAATAGCATAAACTGGGGAGATGGTGGGAATACTCCTTCTTCTAGAAATGCTAGTTCATTAGACAGCCACTTGACCCGAGATATAGGTCTCCAGTTTAATGTAGTTGAgtttaaaaagtcaactgaagaggtgaagttgcgtgCGGCCTCTGATGAAAAGGTTAAAAAAACTGCGGCAAAGAAGCGGAAATCAG ATGTTCAGGAACCTCCTTCTGAACATGAAGATGAGGTAGAAATGCGCAATAGGTTTTATGAAAGTGCATCAGCAAGGAAAAGAACTGCAACAGCTGAAGAAAGAGAAAAGGCTATCAATGCAGCAAAAGCATTTGAACCATCTAATCCTTTCTGTCGAGTCGTCCTGCGACCCTCCTATTTATACAAGGGATGCATAATG TATCTACCATCTTGCTTCGCAGAGAAGAATTTGAATGGCGTTTCAGGAATTATCAAACTTCAACTCTCTGACGGGAGACAGTGGCCAGTTCGCTGTCTTTATAAAAACGGTAGAGCTAAGTTAAGCCAAGGATGGTTCGAGTTTTCGTTAGAGAACAATTTAGGAGAAGGCGATGTGTGCGTGTTTGAGCTTGTTGACTCAAAGGACGTCGTGCTGCAAGTTACTTTGTTTCGTATTACCGAGGATGAAGGACTATTGAGCCCGACGTCTTTGCAGCAGAACCAACATTTGAGCCCTGCTAAACTGTTAATAGACAGTCCCTTTCAGAATCAGCTTGCTTCACCTAAACTGATTAGAAACTAA
- the LOC131602086 gene encoding uncharacterized protein LOC131602086 has protein sequence MSVPKAVAATIRLRVPAGGARPAPPVGPALGQYRLNLMAFCKDFNARTQKFKPDTPMAVTITAYKDNTFEFIVKSPSVSWYLKKAAGIELGSTRPGHVTATTLSLRHVYEIAKVKQSDPFLQNMPLESLSKSIIGTASSMGIKIVKDLD, from the coding sequence ATGAGCGTTCCCAAAGCCGTAGCAGCGACGATCCGGTTGCGCGTTCCAGCCGGCGGAGCCCGTCCCGCACCACCAGTAGGTCCGGCGCTAGGTCAATACCGCCTAAACCTAATGGCGTTCTGCAAAGACTTCAACGCACGAACCCAAAAATTCAAGCCAGACACACCAATGGCGGTCACAATAACAGCTTACAAAGACAACACGTTCGAGTTCATCGTGAAATCTCCCTCCGTCTCGTGGTATCTGAAGAAAGCCGCCGGAATCGAGTTAGGCAGTACTCGCCCCGGTCACGTGACCGCCACGACGCTGTCTCTTCGGCACGTGTATGAGATCGCGAAGGTGAAACAATCTGATCCGTTCTTGCAGAATATGCCTCTTGAGTCGCTTTCGAAATCGATTATTGGTACGGCTAGTAGCATGGGAATTAAAATTGTGAAGGATCTTGATTGA